Proteins encoded within one genomic window of Sulfurovum sp. XGS-02:
- a CDS encoding alpha/beta fold hydrolase: MKLVLLPGLDGTGDLFKPLTDVLPSSIRVQVIDYDLKNKQSYNDLVKYVISSLPKEDFILLAESFSGPIAYQIALRKPKQLKSLILVATFLENPRPLLLKFIPNSRIFSLPIPTLIIKLFFLGFSAKTEIIDLFKTTIKKVSPNVIVYRLKEIAQLKTLDKSFELRTTYIQASNDKLVPNKSLRSWQKICKNINIFQVNGNHFILQASPSRCAEIITEEVRLISSRQE, encoded by the coding sequence ATGAAACTTGTTTTACTTCCTGGCCTTGATGGAACGGGAGACTTATTTAAACCACTTACTGACGTATTACCTAGTTCAATAAGAGTGCAAGTCATTGACTATGATTTAAAAAACAAACAGTCATACAATGATCTTGTTAAATATGTGATATCTAGTCTTCCTAAAGAAGATTTTATCTTATTGGCTGAATCATTTTCAGGGCCAATTGCATATCAAATTGCACTTAGAAAACCGAAGCAATTAAAGTCTTTAATTTTAGTTGCAACTTTTTTAGAAAATCCAAGACCTCTTTTATTAAAATTTATCCCAAATAGTAGAATATTCTCTTTGCCAATACCTACTCTAATAATTAAATTATTTTTTTTAGGATTCTCAGCAAAAACCGAGATTATTGATTTATTTAAAACAACCATTAAAAAAGTGTCTCCAAACGTAATTGTTTATAGGCTAAAAGAAATTGCACAACTGAAAACACTTGATAAAAGTTTTGAGCTCAGAACAACTTATATACAAGCTTCCAATGATAAACTTGTTCCAAATAAATCTTTAAGAAGTTGGCAAAAAATTTGTAAAAACATTAATATTTTTCAAGTTAATGGAAACCATTTTATATTACAAGCAAGCCCTAGTAGATGTGCAGAAATTATAACCGAAGAAGTGCGTCTTATATCAAGTAGACAAGAATAA
- a CDS encoding thiamine phosphate synthase, with protein MIYALVDKETLKQRGVSLQILLQHISTFPNIPILQYRNKGASLEEKKEDLEIIRALYDGILIINDTIELIAYADGLHLGQEDLREYSHDLKEAVKLVRQKIGTKVLGLSTHDKEEILEANALDLDYIGLGAYRATNTKSEAHVGGETLLDAATYSKHPVGIIGGVRMDDSFEAPIVYKVIGSGLYNGLM; from the coding sequence ATGATCTATGCACTGGTTGACAAAGAGACACTGAAGCAAAGGGGTGTCTCTCTACAAATACTTCTTCAACATATCTCTACATTCCCTAATATACCCATACTTCAATACCGCAATAAAGGGGCTTCACTCGAAGAAAAAAAAGAGGATCTGGAGATCATCCGAGCACTTTATGACGGCATACTCATTATCAATGATACGATTGAACTTATAGCCTATGCGGACGGCTTGCATCTTGGGCAAGAGGACCTTCGTGAATACAGTCATGATCTGAAAGAAGCAGTGAAGTTGGTGCGTCAAAAGATAGGAACCAAGGTCCTGGGACTCTCAACACATGATAAAGAGGAGATACTCGAGGCAAATGCCTTGGACCTTGATTATATTGGTTTAGGGGCTTATAGAGCTACGAACACGAAAAGTGAAGCCCATGTCGGAGGAGAGACACTCCTTGATGCCGCTACATACTCCAAGCACCCGGTGGGTATCATAGGCGGTGTGCGTATGGATGACAGTTTTGAAGCACCTATTGTCTATAAAGTGATAGGCAGTGGACTCTACAACGGGTTAATGTAG
- a CDS encoding methylated-DNA--[protein]-cysteine S-methyltransferase, which translates to MNRVSIQYFQTPLGEMILGAYDNRLCMADWRYRKGRETVDRRVQKGLHASFVEEESGVLDLAKEELEAYFKGLRKTFDIPLLMVGTAFQKSVWKGLLQIPFGTTVSYKELAANIDQKTAVRAVASAVGANAISIFIPCHRIVGADGTLTGYAGGLEAKKKLLALEQNIFTI; encoded by the coding sequence ATGAACAGGGTCAGCATTCAATACTTCCAGACACCTCTAGGAGAGATGATCCTAGGGGCATATGACAACAGACTCTGTATGGCTGACTGGCGATACAGAAAGGGTAGAGAAACCGTAGACAGAAGAGTACAAAAAGGCCTTCATGCCAGTTTTGTCGAAGAGGAGAGCGGAGTGCTGGATCTGGCCAAAGAGGAGCTGGAAGCCTATTTTAAAGGCTTACGTAAAACATTTGATATACCCTTGTTGATGGTTGGCACAGCGTTTCAAAAGTCTGTTTGGAAGGGACTTCTCCAGATCCCTTTTGGTACCACTGTTTCTTATAAGGAACTGGCGGCGAATATTGACCAAAAAACAGCAGTCAGGGCTGTAGCCTCCGCTGTAGGTGCCAATGCTATCTCTATTTTCATTCCCTGTCATCGTATTGTCGGAGCAGACGGTACTTTGACAGGGTATGCCGGTGGTTTGGAAGCAAAGAAGAAGCTATTGGCACTTGAACAAAATATCTTTACGATATAA
- a CDS encoding bifunctional 2-polyprenyl-6-hydroxyphenol methylase/3-demethylubiquinol 3-O-methyltransferase UbiG, whose protein sequence is MEKKNFFESVYENADHDDLSSIPWATLAPNIYLEKHLSKQGPVSGKKALVIGCGLGDDALILEKHGYEVEALDISPSAIALAKKRHPDSRVDFHVGDIYKMPESSVGRYDFVYEGLTIQSLPPADREKLVGIIASLVAKEGELFVYAHSQDDTDSYGGPPWPLYADEFMLFEKEGLEQVYLEKEKESKPVAPYRCCALYRK, encoded by the coding sequence ATGGAAAAGAAAAACTTTTTTGAGTCTGTCTATGAGAATGCAGACCATGATGATCTCTCATCTATCCCATGGGCAACACTTGCACCCAACATCTATTTGGAAAAACATTTAAGTAAGCAAGGCCCTGTTTCAGGTAAAAAAGCACTGGTGATCGGATGCGGTTTAGGTGATGATGCACTGATCTTGGAAAAACATGGCTATGAGGTAGAAGCGTTGGATATCTCTCCTTCCGCGATAGCCCTGGCGAAGAAGAGACATCCTGATAGCAGGGTTGATTTTCATGTAGGTGATATCTATAAGATGCCTGAATCTTCTGTAGGCAGATATGATTTTGTCTATGAAGGATTGACCATTCAGTCCTTGCCTCCTGCAGACAGGGAAAAACTGGTGGGTATCATTGCTTCTCTTGTTGCCAAAGAGGGGGAACTGTTTGTCTATGCACATTCACAGGATGATACAGACAGTTACGGCGGGCCGCCATGGCCATTGTATGCAGATGAATTCATGCTTTTTGAAAAAGAGGGGCTGGAGCAAGTCTATCTTGAGAAAGAGAAAGAGAGTAAACCCGTAGCACCCTATAGGTGTTGTGCACTTTATAGAAAATAG
- a CDS encoding sterol desaturase family protein: MQMLTTIIILGLILIILERIFPDRVLPLVKGWWSRVIVINLMQFGIVILGMATWDVWFKTHQPYIIEGYPDFMLGFMAYLVITFVFYWWHRVRHDSYLLWVLFHQLHHSASRLETITSFYKHPLEIILNSLLMGSISYLLLGLNVEAVAWTILYSSIGEYVYHMNIRTPHWIGYFFQRPEMHKIHHKEGIHYNNFSDLPLWDMVFGTYENPKEREEAACGFCDTKEREFIKILGFKNVNNPYKKSKK; the protein is encoded by the coding sequence ATGCAAATGCTTACAACTATCATCATACTCGGTCTTATACTGATCATACTCGAACGTATCTTCCCCGATAGAGTCTTGCCTTTAGTCAAAGGTTGGTGGTCAAGGGTGATCGTGATCAACCTTATGCAGTTTGGAATCGTCATCTTGGGCATGGCTACTTGGGATGTGTGGTTTAAGACACATCAGCCTTATATCATAGAGGGTTATCCTGATTTTATGTTGGGATTTATGGCGTACTTGGTCATTACGTTTGTGTTTTACTGGTGGCACAGGGTGCGTCACGACTCTTATCTACTGTGGGTGCTCTTTCATCAGCTTCACCACAGTGCATCCAGGCTGGAGACGATCACCTCTTTTTATAAACATCCCCTTGAGATCATACTGAACTCTTTACTGATGGGAAGTATCTCCTACCTGCTTTTAGGGCTTAATGTGGAAGCAGTGGCATGGACGATACTCTACAGCTCCATAGGAGAATACGTCTACCATATGAACATTAGAACACCCCACTGGATAGGATACTTTTTTCAACGTCCTGAAATGCATAAGATACACCATAAAGAGGGGATACACTACAACAATTTTTCAGACCTGCCTTTGTGGGATATGGTATTTGGTACCTATGAAAACCCTAAAGAAAGAGAAGAGGCTGCCTGTGGTTTTTGTGATACAAAAGAAAGAGAGTTTATCAAGATACTGGGATTTAAGAATGTAAATAACCCTTACAAAAAGAGTAAAAAATGA
- the accD gene encoding acetyl-CoA carboxylase, carboxyltransferase subunit beta, with amino-acid sequence MFGNIFKKATTVSTQETLNQWIKCPKCTSLMYYKEVEAQQNVCPKCNHHFRISAEKRIASIVDEGSFVECDATLAPVDPLKFSDKKTYKKRIEDAKAQTGKTSSVMSGSCTIGGQPVEIAVFDFSFMGGSLGSVEGEKIVRGINRAIEKECGFIIVSASGGARMQESTYSLLQMSKTSAALNRLHQKGLPFISILTDPTMGGVSASFAMLGDIIMAEPGALIGFAGQRVIKQTVGVDLPEGFQRSEFLLEHGLIDMIVNRPDMHQTLSDLFKLFNKKVS; translated from the coding sequence ATGTTTGGAAATATTTTTAAAAAAGCCACAACAGTATCAACACAAGAAACACTCAATCAGTGGATAAAATGTCCAAAATGTACCTCTTTGATGTATTATAAAGAGGTAGAAGCTCAGCAAAATGTATGTCCTAAATGTAACCATCATTTCCGAATCTCTGCTGAAAAGCGTATAGCCTCTATCGTAGATGAAGGATCTTTTGTAGAGTGTGATGCTACTTTGGCACCTGTAGATCCTTTAAAGTTTTCCGATAAAAAGACATATAAAAAGCGTATAGAAGATGCCAAAGCACAAACAGGTAAAACCTCTTCTGTCATGAGCGGTTCTTGTACGATCGGCGGTCAACCCGTTGAGATCGCAGTATTTGACTTCTCATTTATGGGTGGTAGCTTGGGGTCAGTCGAAGGTGAGAAGATCGTTCGCGGTATCAACAGAGCTATTGAGAAAGAGTGCGGATTTATCATTGTTTCTGCTTCCGGGGGTGCACGTATGCAAGAGAGTACCTACTCGCTGCTTCAAATGAGCAAAACATCTGCGGCACTCAACAGACTGCACCAGAAAGGTTTGCCTTTCATCTCTATTTTGACAGACCCTACGATGGGTGGTGTATCTGCATCCTTTGCTATGCTGGGTGATATCATCATGGCAGAACCGGGTGCACTTATAGGATTTGCAGGTCAAAGGGTTATCAAACAAACTGTTGGTGTTGATCTTCCTGAAGGTTTCCAGCGTTCGGAATTCCTACTGGAGCACGGACTTATCGATATGATCGTAAATCGTCCTGACATGCATCAAACACTTTCTGACCTCTTCAAACTTTTTAACAAGAAGGTAAGTTAG
- a CDS encoding DUF2237 family protein, whose product MMEESLNVLGEPLEPCSLKPLTGFHRDGYCNTGDHNPAVHAVCIYATEEFLEYSKKVGNDLSTPIPEYNFAGVKPGQSWCLGGHSFVKAHLDGMAPHIFIHATHKKMLELIDLETLKQYAIDL is encoded by the coding sequence ATGATGGAAGAATCATTAAATGTTTTGGGTGAACCCTTGGAACCTTGCAGTCTAAAGCCTCTAACGGGTTTTCACAGAGACGGATACTGCAATACAGGTGATCATAATCCTGCGGTGCATGCAGTGTGTATCTATGCGACAGAAGAATTTTTGGAATACTCTAAAAAAGTAGGGAATGATCTCTCTACGCCTATACCGGAGTACAATTTTGCAGGGGTAAAACCCGGACAGAGCTGGTGTCTAGGTGGTCATAGTTTTGTTAAAGCACATCTCGACGGTATGGCACCGCATATCTTTATACATGCAACGCATAAAAAAATGCTTGAATTGATCGATCTGGAAACTTTGAAACAATATGCTATAGATCTATAG
- a CDS encoding alpha/beta fold hydrolase, whose product MSIQKIILIVLIAVLSLMTDSSTKLYSMVMTYERYTAGLEKKSITLDFGKIVYLENSVKSDETLLFVHGFGGNKDTWNRLIEALDEKYHVIVIDLPGHGESISEKTLGYSMSEQAERVYAFVEAKQLKDIYLFGHSMGGAIALHYTGSHEETLKALILIDAMGLEKTKSDGVKLVERSDKNPLYDVCTEERLETLLHYSLHKPPYIPDIIKEAMLKEKCERRDLEKILYEDMYKDVCCLNDLAKKIHIPTLILWGDKDRMTHIDNATLFHDTIQGSTLVILKEIGHVPILEDPERTADEVEKFIGKVDP is encoded by the coding sequence ATGTCGATCCAAAAGATCATTCTTATTGTGTTAATTGCCGTTTTGAGTTTGATGACGGACAGTTCAACAAAACTCTACAGTATGGTCATGACGTATGAACGTTACACGGCAGGGTTAGAGAAAAAATCCATCACTTTGGATTTTGGAAAGATCGTCTATCTTGAAAATAGTGTCAAAAGTGATGAAACACTTCTGTTTGTCCACGGTTTTGGCGGGAATAAGGATACATGGAATAGACTGATCGAGGCATTGGATGAGAAGTATCATGTCATTGTGATCGACCTGCCGGGACATGGGGAGAGTATTTCAGAAAAGACGTTGGGATATTCGATGTCCGAGCAGGCAGAAAGAGTGTATGCGTTTGTAGAAGCGAAGCAGCTGAAAGATATTTATCTCTTTGGCCACTCTATGGGAGGGGCTATCGCTCTACACTATACAGGAAGTCATGAGGAGACGTTAAAAGCGCTTATTCTGATAGATGCTATGGGCCTGGAGAAAACAAAAAGTGATGGCGTGAAACTTGTAGAAAGATCCGATAAAAACCCGCTTTATGATGTCTGTACTGAAGAGAGACTGGAAACACTTTTACACTACTCTTTGCATAAGCCTCCCTATATTCCGGATATCATAAAAGAGGCAATGCTGAAAGAGAAGTGTGAAAGACGTGATCTGGAAAAGATACTCTATGAGGATATGTATAAAGATGTCTGTTGCCTCAATGATCTTGCAAAAAAGATTCATATCCCCACACTGATACTGTGGGGAGACAAAGACAGGATGACACACATTGACAATGCCACACTCTTTCATGACACTATTCAGGGAAGTACACTGGTCATCTTGAAAGAGATCGGACATGTACCGATACTTGAAGATCCTGAAAGAACGGCTGATGAGGTTGAGAAGTTTATTGGAAAAGTAGACCCATAG
- a CDS encoding MmcQ/YjbR family DNA-binding protein, with amino-acid sequence MNFEQLDTYLQSKKGVTFDYPFDEKVRVYRIGEKMFALTSEERPISVNLKCDPIYALELRSLHEGIISGYHMNKKHWNTVTVEGSDVDEETVKELIDHSYDLVYKKLTKKQKALLG; translated from the coding sequence ATGAATTTTGAACAATTAGATACCTATTTACAGTCTAAAAAGGGTGTGACCTTTGATTATCCGTTTGATGAGAAGGTCCGTGTCTATCGTATTGGTGAAAAAATGTTTGCCTTGACCTCTGAAGAGAGACCTATATCGGTCAATCTCAAATGTGATCCGATCTACGCTTTGGAGTTGCGTTCGCTTCATGAAGGTATCATCTCAGGGTACCATATGAATAAAAAGCATTGGAACACCGTGACGGTAGAAGGTTCCGATGTGGATGAGGAAACAGTGAAAGAGCTGATAGACCATTCCTATGATCTGGTGTATAAGAAATTGACCAAGAAGCAAAAAGCCTTACTGGGATAA
- a CDS encoding DMT family transporter, protein MTKEREGEILMIGLAILESWFPIFSIVSISYIGALHTYTYSLLIALAFFIMIMFKRDRFKELKNRKAYKDLLLTSFWITSLFALVFVGMRYTTAGNTAVIIFLQLLFSYLYFNIFGKEKMHTLHVWGAFIMGMGALIILIPDELTFNKGDLLILVAAAIAPLANLYQKRAREFCSSETILGFRTFIGLPFIALMAWAFEPAVLYDAFISALPSLLFIGILIYVVSKIMWIEALHRTSITKLSAMMGLVPMMTLVFAYLYLHEVPELRQVLGIVPVLVGGYLLTKPLKEI, encoded by the coding sequence ATGACAAAAGAAAGGGAAGGTGAAATACTCATGATCGGCCTTGCTATACTTGAATCTTGGTTTCCCATCTTCTCTATCGTCTCCATATCATATATAGGGGCACTGCATACCTATACCTACTCCCTACTCATCGCTTTAGCCTTTTTTATTATGATCATGTTCAAACGGGATAGATTCAAAGAGCTTAAGAACAGAAAAGCGTACAAAGATCTGTTGCTCACGAGCTTTTGGATCACTTCACTCTTTGCACTTGTTTTTGTAGGAATGCGTTACACTACTGCGGGGAATACGGCTGTCATTATCTTCTTGCAACTGCTTTTCTCTTACCTATACTTTAACATCTTCGGCAAAGAGAAGATGCATACCTTGCATGTATGGGGTGCGTTTATTATGGGTATGGGAGCGCTTATCATCCTCATTCCTGATGAACTGACATTCAACAAAGGTGACCTGCTGATATTAGTTGCAGCGGCTATTGCACCTTTGGCCAATCTCTACCAAAAAAGGGCACGCGAATTTTGTTCTTCAGAGACCATTTTAGGCTTTAGGACATTCATAGGTCTGCCTTTTATTGCCCTCATGGCATGGGCTTTTGAACCGGCAGTACTTTACGATGCCTTTATATCGGCCCTGCCTTCATTGCTTTTCATCGGTATTTTGATCTATGTCGTTTCAAAGATCATGTGGATAGAAGCCCTACACCGCACATCCATCACCAAACTTTCTGCCATGATGGGGCTGGTCCCTATGATGACACTTGTTTTTGCCTACCTCTACCTCCATGAAGTACCGGAACTTCGTCAAGTCTTAGGTATCGTTCCTGTCCTTGTAGGTGGGTATCTTCTGACCAAGCCTTTAAAGGAAATATGA
- a CDS encoding DCC1-like thiol-disulfide oxidoreductase family protein: MKDKPSYLYYPAYQFAMFRVIFGLYLLIHFLYLIPVAGEIWSSSGFISDVSFNLTYGAFPNILYLFDRTMAVTLFVSMMALLSFFIMIGFFRRTSALLLWYGWACLFHQNNLILNPGLPMVGWLLLALALIPKGEGWGVEKEEESWAMPPVLYWGAWIIVGVSYTISGIDKAMAPSWIDGSAITHLLNNPLARDYFIRDLLLSTPELFREILTWSALSLEIGFALLVIFSKTRIIAWFMIMTMHLGILMIVDFPDLTLGVIMIHLFTFDASWFNTEDTQRVIIFDGICGFCNKSVNTLIRIDTQNKFHYTSLQGEFAKSLDLNPDIESIVFYENGTLYYKSTAILKILRSLGGIWIFTNLFYLIPRVIRDYLYDFIAAYRYRIFGKMESCRMPKKGEQDLFID, from the coding sequence ATGAAAGATAAACCTTCATACCTGTATTATCCTGCGTATCAGTTTGCTATGTTTAGAGTCATTTTCGGGCTTTACCTACTCATCCATTTTCTCTATCTCATCCCTGTTGCCGGAGAGATATGGAGCAGTTCAGGGTTTATATCCGATGTCAGTTTCAACCTTACCTATGGTGCATTTCCAAACATACTCTATCTCTTTGATCGTACGATGGCAGTGACTCTTTTTGTCTCTATGATGGCTCTGCTCTCTTTTTTTATCATGATAGGTTTTTTCAGACGTACCTCCGCTCTGCTTCTATGGTATGGTTGGGCCTGTCTTTTTCATCAGAACAACCTCATACTGAACCCCGGATTGCCAATGGTCGGTTGGTTGCTCCTGGCACTTGCACTTATCCCAAAAGGTGAAGGATGGGGTGTGGAGAAAGAAGAGGAATCATGGGCTATGCCGCCCGTACTCTACTGGGGTGCATGGATCATCGTCGGTGTTTCATACACCATCAGCGGCATTGATAAAGCGATGGCACCCAGCTGGATAGACGGTTCTGCGATCACCCACCTGCTCAATAACCCTTTGGCCAGGGATTATTTTATACGTGACCTGTTGCTTTCAACACCTGAACTGTTTAGAGAGATACTCACCTGGTCAGCACTCTCACTTGAGATAGGTTTCGCTCTTTTGGTCATTTTTTCAAAAACACGGATCATCGCATGGTTTATGATCATGACAATGCATCTGGGCATCTTGATGATCGTTGATTTCCCGGACTTGACGCTCGGCGTCATAATGATACACCTCTTTACGTTTGATGCAAGTTGGTTTAACACTGAAGATACACAAAGAGTCATCATCTTTGACGGTATCTGTGGTTTCTGTAACAAATCCGTAAATACACTGATACGCATAGATACGCAAAACAAATTTCACTACACCTCGCTACAAGGTGAATTTGCAAAAAGCTTGGACTTGAATCCAGACATAGAGAGTATCGTCTTCTATGAAAACGGCACACTCTACTACAAATCAACTGCTATCCTTAAAATACTCAGGTCTTTAGGAGGCATATGGATATTTACGAATCTGTTCTACCTCATTCCAAGAGTGATAAGAGACTACCTCTATGATTTTATAGCTGCATACCGTTACAGGATCTTTGGAAAGATGGAGAGTTGCCGGATGCCTAAAAAAGGTGAGCAGGATCTGTTCATCGATTAA